CGCTCATGGAATTGCTGACCAAGGTTTCGGTTTAGTCTACGGTGGTGCCAGTATTGGTTTAATGGGACAAGTTGCTGAAAGCGTTCTCGCAAACGGCGGAGAAGCTGTCGGTGTCATTCCTGAATTTATGCTCGACTATGAAGTAGCCCATGCTGGCTTAACCGAATTACATATCGTAGAAACCATGCACGAGCGCAAAGCCATGATGGCAGAGCGTGCAAGTGCATTTATTGCATTACCCGGCGGTTTAGGAACATTCGAAGAAATATTGGAAATAGCCACTTGGGGCCAACTTAACCAACACCAAAAACCCATGATTTTGTATAACGTAAATGGCTTTTATAATGCATTGATTGCCCAACTAGACCATGCGGTTCAAGAAGGTTTTCTTCCCCTTCAGCACCGAGCTAAATTAATTGTATGTGATGATGTCGATCAAATTTATAACGTCATTAAAAATTTAAAAATGCCGAAAAGATTTGTTGTTTAGTTACTCACCTACTCTCCATAAAAAAGCGGTTCTGCCGCTTTTTTTGTTTTAACTATTTTCACCGCTACCTTCAAAAGCACTTAGATTTATTAAAGGGGTAATCAACATTGTCTTACTTTTTTTACTTTCAATTTGTTTTACACTAGACCAAAACGTTAACTTTCAAATGTTATGAATGCCACGCCGACTCACCAAGCCTTGCAACCTGAATATCGCTTACTCGTACTTTTGGTTTCCATTGGCTTTTTTATGCAGGCTTTGGACACAACAATTGTAAATACAGCTATTCCTGCAATGGCTCACCATTTAAATGAAGACCCTCTACGCATGCATAGCGTAGTAGTGGCCTATGTTTTATCAGTAGCTGCCTGCATTCCTTTAAGTGGATGGTTAGCAGACCGCTTTGGTGTTAGAAATATTTTCTTATCGGCAATCGTTATTTTTACTTTAGCCTCTTTAGGTTGTGGTCTTTCTCAGAGTCTCAATGAACTCTTATTTTTCCGAGTCATCCAAGGCGTAGGTGGAGCCTTACTGCTTCCTGTTGGTCGACTATCACTTTTAAAGATTATTCCACGAACTCAGTTCTTAGCTGCAATGAGCTTAATGAGTCTTGCAGGTTTACTCGGGCCGTTGGCTGGTCCAACTTTAGGTGGCTGGTTAGTTGAAGTTGCAACTTGGCACTGGATTTTCCTCATCAATATTCCCATGGGTATCTTAGGCATCTTAATGACATTAAAAGTCATGCCTAATTTAAAAGAACCTTCAGTCAAAACATTTGATTTAGGCGGCTTCATCTTATTAGTGGTGGCCATGATTGGATGGTCTTTGGGTATCGAACATTTAGCCTCACCTGAATATTCAAACTGGTTCAGCATTTCACTTTTAGTCGTCGGTATAATCGCAACGCTTTGGTATGCCTATCACTCACATACTCATCAAAATGCGTTGTTCCGTAGCCGACTTTTTAGAAACAAAATTTATGCGATTGGTATTTTAGGTAATTTCTTTGCTCGCTTTGGTGGTAATGCTTTACCTTTTGTTTTACCGCTCATGCTACAGGTGGCTTTTGGCTTTGAACCTTTCATAGCAGGTTTAATGATGATTCCTTTGGTCTTAGGCTCATTATTTTCAAAGCCAATTGTCAGACCGATTATTCAAAAGATTGGCTATCGACGTTTTTTACTCATTAACACAACGCTGGTCGGGCTATGTATCGCCTCTTTCGCCATCATGACAGTCGATACTCCAACTTGGTTTAGAGCCTTACACTTTTTCTTATTTGGCACATTAAACTCACTGCAATTTGTGGGTATGAACACATTGACCTTAAAAGATTTGCCTCAACAAGATGCAAGTAGCGGTAATAGCTTTTTATCGATGATCATGATGCTATCAATGAGTATTGGCGTGGCACTCGCTGGCACACTCATTAATATCTTTACTGATTATTATGGAGCTGACCATGTGACCACTGCATTCCACGTCACTTTAATTTGCCTCGGCTGTATCAATATCATTACAGCGCTTATTTTCTGGCAAATTCCAAAAAATACCCCCGTATAAGCCGTTGCATTTTTAGCGTGGTTTCTCCCTCTTGAATCACGTTATGATGTCGGCTTCAAATCTGTAATGAGTTTTGCATGACCAAGCTGGCAAAAACCTTTTCTGCACCACGCTATAACACCCTAATCGGGATTATTCTAGCTTGTGTTATGGGGGTTCTCACTTACTTTGGTCTGTTCTACCAACAAAAAGCAATTGCTCAAGATTATCCAGTTCAAGGCTTTGATGTTTCTCACCATCAAGAAGATATCAACTGGAAAAAAATATCACCGGAAAAGTTCCAATTCCTTTATTTAAAAGCAACTGAAGGCGGTGATTACAAAGATTCAAAATTTCAAGAAAACTGGCTCAAAGCTCGTGAACATGGGTTTCATGTAGGGGCTTACCACTTTTATCGCCTGTGTCGTGATGGAAAGACACAAGCTGATAACTTTATTGCGACTGTACCTAAAAAATTAGATGCTCTTCCTCCCGTCATTGATCTGGAATATGACGGTAACTGTATTAATTCGCATACCAAAGAACAATTACTTAAAGAAATAGGCATCATGCATGATCGCCTAAAACAGCATTATGGCAAACAGCCTATATTTTATATTTCTAAAACTTTTTATCACATTGTGTTAATCGGTAGTTTTCCTAATACACCACTTTGGGTTCGTGATTATGAAGGTAAACCTGAACTTAAAGACAAGAGAAAATGGCTCTTTTGGCAGCATAGTAATCAGGGTAAAATTGAAGGGATAACAAAGCCCGTAGACTTAAATGTTTATGAGGGTTCAGTCAAAGAATGGCACCAATTCTTACAGCAGCAAGGCATCGTGAAAGCACAATAATATGCGCAAAATCATTCATATCGATATGGATGCCTTTTATGCATCAGTCGAATTGCGAGAGCGTCCTGATCTAAAGCATCTCCCTGTAGTTATTTCTTCGCATCATCCGCGAGCTGTCATTGCTGCTGCATCTTATCCTGCCCGTGAATTTGGTTTGCGTTCAGCCATGTCGATGAGTCAGGCAAGAAAACTATGCCCTCAGGTCGTTATTATTGAGCCAAATTTTGAAAAATATCGCACAGTCTCTGCTCAAATTCACTCTATTTTTCAGCAATATACTCTGCTTATTGAACCTTTATCTTTAGATGAAGCCTATTTGGATGTCACAGAAAATCTAAAACAGATTGCGAGTGCAACCGAGGTTGCGATGCATATTCGGGAAGATATATTTAGGTTAACTGGACTGACTGCATCAGCAGGTGTAGCTCCTAATAAATTTTTGGCAAAAATTGCTTCAGATTGGAATAAACCGAATGGCTTATGTGTAATTAAACCTTCTCAGGTTGCTAGTTTTATTCAAGACCTGCCACTTAAAAAGATTCCTGGCGTCGGTAAAGTCACTCAGGAAAAATTACAGCAACTTCAACTACATACTTTGGGCGATTTACAGAAAATTGAAGAGGCTATTTTAGTTCACCACTTCGGTAAATATGGACAACAACTCTACCTATATGCACAAGGAATTGACCATAGACCTGTTCAAGCTGAAAGAGCCCGCCAACAAATTTCGAAAGAGACCACTTTCGATAGTGACTTTACTTTGGTTCAATGTCAGCCCTATTGGCAGGGACTAGCCGAGAAAGTCTGGCAAAGCTTAGAGAAAAAACAGCTCAATGCACGTGGTGTGAATATTAAGCTTAAACTCAAGAATTTTCAGACTTTACAACATAGTAAAAGCTTTAAAAGACCGATCCAGTCGCTACAGGACTTAATCCAAGTTTTATTTTTATTATTAAATGAAATGCAGATTCCTGAACATTTTCAGTTTCGCTTAATTGGTATAGGAGTTTATCAATTACAGACCCAAGCGGATGACTTCCAACTTAACCTTTGGTGATTGATTAATTTTCACTCGAAAGAGCAACTTTTAAACAAAATAGACTCCCTTTTACTGAGACTTTAGAGTAACCTAATCAACGCATATTCATTACCCATGTATTTGCAACATGCCAAAGCAACCTTTACTTTCGGCATATCGTCCTGTGATTGGCGTGACGACCAAATCCGAATATTACAGGGCTCTTCTGATACATGGCTTAGATATCCCTTCATCACAATAATCTACTGAAATTCCTTTCTACTTGCTTGCACCAACCCAGTAACTCTTCATAAAATCAAAACTATTAAATAAAGCCACTCTAGAGCATTTTTATGACGGTAAAGCGTTTACACGTGACTTCACGCTACTGCGAAGTTGCGATTTCAGGTAATTTGGTACATTTAGCTGGCCAACTCGCAGATGATACAAGCGTAGATGTTACATCACAGACTCAACAAACTTTAGATAATATTGACCGTCTATTGGCAGAAGCTGGAACAGATAAAACCCATATTCTTTCTGTTATGATTTTTCTAAAAGATATCGACAAAGATTATGCAGCAATGAATGCTGTTTGGGATGCATGGATTAGTGAAGGACATCCACCAGCACGTACTTGTGTAGAATCCAAACTTTATGCGCCAGACGTGCTTGTAGAAATGACGGTTGTTGCAGTACTTCCATAATTTTTATAAATATAAAGTGACACTAAATTGAGCAATATCCCTAGTTATATTGCTCAATTTTTTAGTAGTTTTAACATTTTTAATGTCAGCATGTTATTAAGATCTTCTTTAATGAGTTCTCTAATCAATTGCTATAATCTCTAATTTTTAAGACTTCACAAACGCATTTGACATTCTCTCTAGTTGCGGCGTTGCATGTAAAGTTGCCATCTCTGTTTCTGGAGTCAATAAGTCCCTTCTCAGATCGTGATAATCAGGTACCTCACTGTAATGCAGTACACGATAGCCAGCCAATTGTAATAGACGACGTTCATATTGTTGATGCGCACGGCGTAAACCATTTTCACCAAGAACTACAATGACAACAACCTGATAATTTTGATCAAGTACAACAAAATCAGCTGCCATATTTTGATATTTTCGACGTGTATGCGCATATTTTGTAGTTAATAATGCATCAAAGGATACATGTGCCAACACGGTAAATTTAGGTAAAACTGTTTGTAGTCTGGTTAATGTCATTTGCTCATGACTAGTTAATACTGCACGGCGCTTCAAGGCACTATCATGTTGATGCCTTCGCGAAAGACTTTTCACTGCCATTACAACAGCCAAAAATAATAATAAGATCGTGATTAAATAGTACATGGGTCCAATCCTTTAGGTTTTTTATAATGATTTTGCTAGATCACACTTTGTTTTAATTGATAACGACACAGCCGTTTTTTAAAAGGTTCACTTAGTAATTTCACTTGTAGTTATCAAGCTTGGCTTAAATTTAGCCACCCTCACATTATTTATAATCATAGAGTCTACAACAATCAAGTGCAGCTCGTCAGATTTTTGCTATTTATCATTATTCGTTACGTTTTTTGTACTTTTAATCTTCAAAAATCTCACTATACGATTTAAATAAATACTTTAAGAACAAAACAGGCTCTATTTAAGAGCCTGTTTTATCACTATCCACGAACCTTGCTTTTAGGTTTACTTTTTCCACCAAATGGTCTTTTCTCACCTGTTTCACGAGGAGGCAAACCAGTGTGCTGGGTTAGAACCTGTCCTTTTTGTGGACGTTTTTGCCCTGCTGCTGAACGAGATTGTCCCTGACCACGTTTTGCTGAATCACCCGCTACAGAAGAGTTCTTCTTACGTGCCGACTTATATTCACCTTCAGCAGTACCTTGTGGCTGATAGGTCGGGATCAAGTGCTGCTTTGAATTACCAATTAAATCTGCACGGCCCATTTCTTTTAAAGCTTCACGAAGTAATGGCCAGTTGTTTGGATCATGGTAGCGTAGGAATGCTTTATGCAGACGACGGCGTTTCTCACCTTTTACAATATCAACTTTTTCAGTATAGCGAGCGACTTTAGCAAGCGGGTTTTTGCCCGAATAATACATGGTTGTTGCAGTTGCCATTGGCGATGGATAGAACGTCTGTACTTGATCGGCACGGAAACCATTCTTTTTTAACCAAATTGCAAGGTGCATCATGTCATAATCTGATGTACCCGGATGTGCTGCAATAAAGTAAGGAATTAAATATTGCTCTTTTCCTGCTTCTTTACTGAAACGGTCAAACATTTGCTTGAAACGATCATAAGTACCAATTCCCGGCTTCATCATCTTAGATAAAGGACCATTTTCGGTATGTTCAGGAGCAATTTTTAAATAACCGCCAACGTGATGTTGTACTAGTTCTTTTACATATTCAGGGTTGAGTACGGCAAGGTCATAACGTAAACCTGAACCAATCAGAATTTTCTTCACACCTTTAATTGCACGTGCTTTACGATAAAGCTGTACTAAAGGCGCATGATCGGTATGCAAGTTTTGACAAACGCCCGGATATACACAAGAAGGTTTACGACAGTTCTTCTCAATTTCAGGGTCTTTACAATGCAAACGGTACATGTTTGCCGTTGGACCACCTAAATCTGAAATAATGCCGGTGAAGTTTGGTGCAGTATCACGGATTTTTTCAATCTCACGTAAGATCGAATCTTCCGAACGGTTTTGGATAATACGACCTTCATGTTCTGTAATTGAACAGAATGTACAGCCGCCAAAACAGCCACGCATAATGTTGACCGAGAATTTGATCATATCAAATGCTGGGAAACGAGCATCGCCATAAGTAGGATGTGGCAAACGTGCATATGGAAGATCAAAAACATAATCCATTTCCTCAGTCGTTAGAGGAATTGGTGGTGGATTGATCCAGACATCACGTTCACCATGGCGTTGAACCAAAGCACGGGCATTACCCGGATTAGTTTCAAGATGCAAAATACGGTTTGCATGCGCGTAAAGCACGTGATCATTCGCCACTTCTTCAAAAGAAGGTAAACGAATCACCGCTAACTCGCGTGGAGGTAATTTGTGTTTAATTGCTTTTGACGGTGCTAGCTTTAATTGAACGATTTGAGTGTCGTCATCGAGTTTGTCACCTTCACGTACAATCGGATTTGCAACAATCTCTTTCTGGAAATCTTGATACTGAGCTAATGAGTTGCCTTTTTCTTTTTCAACCTCACAGCCATCAATATCTTCAGTCATGACATATGGGTTAATAATTGGATCAACACGTCCAATCGTATCTACATCATTACTCGCAACTTCAACAAACTTTGCTTTTGATGCTTTGTTATGTTTATTAATAATAAATGCTGTACCACGAACATCAGTAATCTCGTGGATTTTTTCACCTTTGGCCAAACGATGCATCACATCAATAATGGCACGCTCACCATTACCATACATGAGTAAATCGGCTTTTGAATCCATCAAAATCGAACGACGAACTTTATCTGACCAATAATCGTAGTGCGCAATACGACGTAAACTACCTTCAATACCACCTAATAACACTGGTACATCTGGGAAAGCTTCACGACAGCGCTGGCAATAAACTGTTGCTGCGCGGTCAGGACGTTTATTTGGTTCATTGTTTGGAGAATAAGCATCATCAGAACGGATTTTACGATCTGCCGTATAACGGTTAATCATCGAATCCATATTACCTGCGGTTACACCCCAAGCAATCGTTGGCTTACCTAAAACGCGGAAGCTTTCAACATTGGTCCAATCTGGCTGCGCAATAATTCCGACACGGAAACCTTGTGCTTCAAGTACACGCCCAATCACACCCGATACAAATGATGGGTGGTCAATATAAGCATCGCCACAGACTAAAATAAAGTCACATGCATCCCAGCCGAGTTGGTCCATTTCTTCTCGTGACATCGGCAAAAATGGTGCGGGTTCAAAACACGACGCCCAATATTTGTCGTAATCAAACAGCGCTTTTGGCGCAGTCTGCATGGTGTAGGCAGTAGACATGGCTTGCGAATCTCGGCTAGCAGATGGAGGAGAGACATCTAAAGATGAAAGCCGATCATTTTAACATGAATTCCATTCATTTTCCCTGTTTATAAAACATGCGAAAACAACAATATAGAAATTAATTTGATTAAACTTTACTCAATATTTTATTCTTGGAATAAATACGGCGGAATAAAATCCGCCGCAGTTTTAATTTTTATTTATAAAGCTTAGAACAAAGCTTTTGGCAAACGAATCTGAATAATCTCATTATCATCAGCCAATTTTGCATTACGTCCTGTCGAACCTGGGAAGTTATTATCATTGAAAACGGTAAGCGTTGTGCCATTTTCAATAATCACATCTTCAATGGTTTCAAATGGGAAGGCAAAAACCTGTCCCGTACCAATATCCCCTGCTCTAGCTGTGCCATACAACAAATTCGGGTTAGCAATTTTAATTAAATCAACTAAATCTTCACGGGTTACTAGCTGACCTGACTCATTTAATTTAATACGGATTAATTTTTTATAGCCGCCTAAATTATTCTGGGTCGCATCACGTTCAATAATGATTCCTTCTTTATCATTAAAGAGCTGGAAGTCACCAATATTGGTTGCTTTACTGTCTAATTGGAACCAATAATATTTTCCTGTGTAAGCTTTTTTCTTCACATCAAATTGAGAAATCAATAATTGTCGTTCCGTTTCTCGAATTGATTTAATTGGCTTTTCTATAAGAGGGTAAAGAAACTGCCCATCCGGTGAAATTGCCATTCCTTCAAAACCACCACTTTGCTGAACCAAAGGCTCTACAAAATTAATTTGCGCTTTATTAAACTGATTTTGTGGTGAACGTAATTCTTGAGTCGGATTTAATGGATTTGGTAAAGCGATTGGTGCATCTAATAGCACACCGTCCGCTGAAAAATGAAGTAAATAAGGTCCAAACTCATCCCCAATCCAGTAGGTCCCATCATTAGTACGTTGCATAGACTCTGGATCAAAATCTGCCCCCGTTAATAAACGCTCAGCTGTATCACCATTCACGATATTAAATGGAATTAATTTGTTCGGATCATGCAGCTGGATAAAGCTTTGCACAGTTACTTGACCCGTGCCTTTAGCTTTAGTTTTGAAATCAGGTTTTAATTTATAAATACGAAGTAAAAAATCTGCTGAATTATCTTGAGTCCCAAAACCATTATCAGCCATTGCCATATAACTGCCATCTTCATTTTTTAATGCAGCAGAAAAGCCTTGTACAGGTTGACCCTTAAATGGAGGATAAATTCCATTTGCACCTTTCACATATGCCCCAGAGTCTGGGCCAGCAGCATAGGTTTCTACAGGTAATTTGGCAAAAGAAATTAAAGTTGGTTCGGTAACGTTTTCAGTAGGTGATGTTTGATCTTGATCGTTATCATCATTACATGCGGTCAATCCTAAACTGGCACAGCATAATAATGCGACTAAAGTT
This genomic stretch from Acinetobacter oleivorans DR1 harbors:
- a CDS encoding LOG family protein, with protein sequence MNSVLTMAVNDSPITAVKTKQPLIALYCGSRAGNNPIYREKAIELAHGIADQGFGLVYGGASIGLMGQVAESVLANGGEAVGVIPEFMLDYEVAHAGLTELHIVETMHERKAMMAERASAFIALPGGLGTFEEILEIATWGQLNQHQKPMILYNVNGFYNALIAQLDHAVQEGFLPLQHRAKLIVCDDVDQIYNVIKNLKMPKRFVV
- the mdtD gene encoding multidrug transporter subunit MdtD — its product is MNATPTHQALQPEYRLLVLLVSIGFFMQALDTTIVNTAIPAMAHHLNEDPLRMHSVVVAYVLSVAACIPLSGWLADRFGVRNIFLSAIVIFTLASLGCGLSQSLNELLFFRVIQGVGGALLLPVGRLSLLKIIPRTQFLAAMSLMSLAGLLGPLAGPTLGGWLVEVATWHWIFLINIPMGILGILMTLKVMPNLKEPSVKTFDLGGFILLVVAMIGWSLGIEHLASPEYSNWFSISLLVVGIIATLWYAYHSHTHQNALFRSRLFRNKIYAIGILGNFFARFGGNALPFVLPLMLQVAFGFEPFIAGLMMIPLVLGSLFSKPIVRPIIQKIGYRRFLLINTTLVGLCIASFAIMTVDTPTWFRALHFFLFGTLNSLQFVGMNTLTLKDLPQQDASSGNSFLSMIMMLSMSIGVALAGTLINIFTDYYGADHVTTAFHVTLICLGCINIITALIFWQIPKNTPV
- a CDS encoding glycoside hydrolase family 25 protein translates to MTKLAKTFSAPRYNTLIGIILACVMGVLTYFGLFYQQKAIAQDYPVQGFDVSHHQEDINWKKISPEKFQFLYLKATEGGDYKDSKFQENWLKAREHGFHVGAYHFYRLCRDGKTQADNFIATVPKKLDALPPVIDLEYDGNCINSHTKEQLLKEIGIMHDRLKQHYGKQPIFYISKTFYHIVLIGSFPNTPLWVRDYEGKPELKDKRKWLFWQHSNQGKIEGITKPVDLNVYEGSVKEWHQFLQQQGIVKAQ
- the dinB gene encoding DNA polymerase IV; amino-acid sequence: MRKIIHIDMDAFYASVELRERPDLKHLPVVISSHHPRAVIAAASYPAREFGLRSAMSMSQARKLCPQVVIIEPNFEKYRTVSAQIHSIFQQYTLLIEPLSLDEAYLDVTENLKQIASATEVAMHIREDIFRLTGLTASAGVAPNKFLAKIASDWNKPNGLCVIKPSQVASFIQDLPLKKIPGVGKVTQEKLQQLQLHTLGDLQKIEEAILVHHFGKYGQQLYLYAQGIDHRPVQAERARQQISKETTFDSDFTLVQCQPYWQGLAEKVWQSLEKKQLNARGVNIKLKLKNFQTLQHSKSFKRPIQSLQDLIQVLFLLLNEMQIPEHFQFRLIGIGVYQLQTQADDFQLNLW
- a CDS encoding RidA family protein; translated protein: MTVKRLHVTSRYCEVAISGNLVHLAGQLADDTSVDVTSQTQQTLDNIDRLLAEAGTDKTHILSVMIFLKDIDKDYAAMNAVWDAWISEGHPPARTCVESKLYAPDVLVEMTVVAVLP
- a CDS encoding DUF2726 domain-containing protein, with translation MYYLITILLLFLAVVMAVKSLSRRHQHDSALKRRAVLTSHEQMTLTRLQTVLPKFTVLAHVSFDALLTTKYAHTRRKYQNMAADFVVLDQNYQVVVIVVLGENGLRRAHQQYERRLLQLAGYRVLHYSEVPDYHDLRRDLLTPETEMATLHATPQLERMSNAFVKS
- a CDS encoding YgiQ family radical SAM protein, giving the protein MSTAYTMQTAPKALFDYDKYWASCFEPAPFLPMSREEMDQLGWDACDFILVCGDAYIDHPSFVSGVIGRVLEAQGFRVGIIAQPDWTNVESFRVLGKPTIAWGVTAGNMDSMINRYTADRKIRSDDAYSPNNEPNKRPDRAATVYCQRCREAFPDVPVLLGGIEGSLRRIAHYDYWSDKVRRSILMDSKADLLMYGNGERAIIDVMHRLAKGEKIHEITDVRGTAFIINKHNKASKAKFVEVASNDVDTIGRVDPIINPYVMTEDIDGCEVEKEKGNSLAQYQDFQKEIVANPIVREGDKLDDDTQIVQLKLAPSKAIKHKLPPRELAVIRLPSFEEVANDHVLYAHANRILHLETNPGNARALVQRHGERDVWINPPPIPLTTEEMDYVFDLPYARLPHPTYGDARFPAFDMIKFSVNIMRGCFGGCTFCSITEHEGRIIQNRSEDSILREIEKIRDTAPNFTGIISDLGGPTANMYRLHCKDPEIEKNCRKPSCVYPGVCQNLHTDHAPLVQLYRKARAIKGVKKILIGSGLRYDLAVLNPEYVKELVQHHVGGYLKIAPEHTENGPLSKMMKPGIGTYDRFKQMFDRFSKEAGKEQYLIPYFIAAHPGTSDYDMMHLAIWLKKNGFRADQVQTFYPSPMATATTMYYSGKNPLAKVARYTEKVDIVKGEKRRRLHKAFLRYHDPNNWPLLREALKEMGRADLIGNSKQHLIPTYQPQGTAEGEYKSARKKNSSVAGDSAKRGQGQSRSAAGQKRPQKGQVLTQHTGLPPRETGEKRPFGGKSKPKSKVRG
- a CDS encoding esterase-like activity of phytase family protein — translated: MSKKTLVALLCCASLGLTACNDDNDQDQTSPTENVTEPTLISFAKLPVETYAAGPDSGAYVKGANGIYPPFKGQPVQGFSAALKNEDGSYMAMADNGFGTQDNSADFLLRIYKLKPDFKTKAKGTGQVTVQSFIQLHDPNKLIPFNIVNGDTAERLLTGADFDPESMQRTNDGTYWIGDEFGPYLLHFSADGVLLDAPIALPNPLNPTQELRSPQNQFNKAQINFVEPLVQQSGGFEGMAISPDGQFLYPLIEKPIKSIRETERQLLISQFDVKKKAYTGKYYWFQLDSKATNIGDFQLFNDKEGIIIERDATQNNLGGYKKLIRIKLNESGQLVTREDLVDLIKIANPNLLYGTARAGDIGTGQVFAFPFETIEDVIIENGTTLTVFNDNNFPGSTGRNAKLADDNEIIQIRLPKALF